The following proteins are co-located in the Nomia melanderi isolate GNS246 chromosome 1, iyNomMela1, whole genome shotgun sequence genome:
- the LOC116426836 gene encoding uncharacterized protein LOC116426836, producing the protein MQNTNERGHTGRRRMQTGMTLLVIAAALLRGGCGSSVSIKMPYLSPAGVTYINNVDSQDLTYAFPANVQAHHVGYAAAQVPTVAAVPFVKHVPTVSHVPVTKYEDHPVVLEKQLDVVKPAVQTRKFEVRRPAIQKQFYDIEERVVVRPAGSAVVELEQPTSKVQKGPAVLQPYYPQQFEGIYNFAPSTIAPPISSTPAPASNDEGVVVENPDFRKLQEQAARLNPQVRTGSNAADEPFVAADPSPSVIVSPNSAPEENRNNQNRLLELLTARGNVAEVGFGRSGLAKTALEEVGRVRGRVLSAMSAPDNAEPADERVSTRRVVVTRPIETLQELNVVEPATKIERVSYQQPSFIKTARLDHIPVHSSIPVYGKALTPAVAHAAFPVYQKTISPVY; encoded by the exons ATGCAGAATACCAACGAAAGAGGACACACAGGCAGACGAAG GATGCAGACCGGAATGACATTGCTGGTGATAGCGGCGGCGTTGCTGCGCGGCGGTTGCGGCAGCTCGGTGTCCATCAAGATGCCGTACCTGAGCCCGGCCGGTGTCACTTACATCAACAACGTGGACTCCCAGGACCTGACTTACGCGTTCCCCGCGAACGTCCAGGCTCACCACGTCGGATACGCCGCTGCTCAGGTACCTACGGTCGCCGCCGTGCCATTCGTGAAACACGTGCCCACCGTGTCCCACGTGCCCGTGACCAAGTACGAAGATCACCCGGTGGTCCTGGAGAAACAATTAGACGTGGTGAAGCCGGCCGTTCAAACCCGTAAATTCGAG GTCCGCCGTCCAGCGATCCAGAAGCAATTCTACGACATCGAAGAACGCGTGGTGGTTCGGCCAGCCGGCTCGGCTGTGGTCGAGCTCGAGCAACCGACTTCCAAGGTccagaagggaccggccgtgctCCAGCCGTATTATCCTCAGCAGTTCGAAGGCATCTACAACTTTGCTCCCTCGACGATTGCCCCGCCCATCTCTTCGACTCCTGCCCCCGCCTCGAACGACGAGGGCGTTGTCGTGGAGAACCCAGACTTCCGTAAGCTGCAGGAACAG GCTGCCAGGCTGAATCCCCAGGTGAGAACCGGCTCGAATGCCGCCGACGAGCCCTTCGTTGCCGCTGATCCGTCGCCGAGCGTGATCGTCAGTCCCAACTCCGCTCCTGAGGAGAACAGAAACAATCAGAACAGGCTTCTCGAGCTTCTCACGGCTCGCGGGAACGTAGCCGAG GTCGGTTTCGGACGATCCGGGCTCGCGAAGACCGCTTTGGAGGAGGTCGGCCGCGTCAGAGGTCGAGTGCTGTCCGCGATGTCAGCTCCGGACAACGCGGAGCCAGCCGACGAACGGGTGTCGACGCGCCGCGTGGTCGTCACCAGGCCCATCGAGACTCTTCAGGAACTGAACGTGGTGGAGCCGGCGACGAAAATCGAGAGGGTCTCCTATCAGCAGCCGAGTTTCATCAAGACGGCCCGCCTCGACCACATTCCGGTTCACAGCTCCATCCCCGTTTACGGAAAAGCTTTGACTCCAGCGGTAGCCCACGCAGCCTTCCCCGTTTACCAGAAGACCATCTCACCGGTCTACTAA